The genomic DNA GCCGCGGGCGCGGCGGGCGTCGCGCTCGGCTTCGCGTGGGGACTCGCGTTCCCGGTGGTGAAGAAGATCTGGACGTCGAGCTACGTGCTGGTGGCGGGCGGCTACAGCGCGCTGCTGCTGGCCGCGTTCTACTACGTGGTGGACGTGCGGCAATGGCGGACGTGGTGCCGGCCGTTCGTGTGGATCGGCGTGAATTCGATCACGATCTACGTCGCAAACAACCTCCTCCAATTCCGCACCGTGGCCGCGCGGTTCGCCGGCGGCGACGTGAAGAAGTTCCTCGACACGCGCCTTTCTGATGGCGCGGGCAACCTGTTCATCACGTTGCTGGGATTCGCGCTCATCTTCTGGTTCGTGCACTTCCTCTACAAGCGGAGGATTTTCCTGAGGCTGTAGGCGGACGGGACGGAAGGCACGGTTCAAACTCGACAACCGATCGCGCCCGTTCTACTTCTCTGCGCGTTCAGAAGCGCGACATCGAGCCAACGTGAAACCCACCGACCTTCGGGGCATCCTCCAATACATCCCGCGATTCCGCGAACGGACCTTCATCATCGCCGTGGATGGCGCGGTCGTGACCGACGACAACTTCCCGAACATCCTGCTGGACGTGGCGGTGCTGCGCTCGCTGAACATCCGCGTGGTGCTCGTCCATGGCGCGGCCGAGCAGATTCGCGTGCTCGCCGAGCAGCAGGACCTTTCCGCGTCGAATCTCGACGGCACCGGCATCACCGACGCCGAAACGCTCAAGCTTGCGCTCACCGCCGCGAACCGGCTCACCCACGAAATCCTCGAGGGGCTCTCGGCGAACGACCTTCGCGCCGCGTGCACGAACGCCATCATCGCGCACCCGATGGGCATCCTGCACGGCGTGGACCATCTCTTCACCGGCAAGGTGGAGCGAGTGGACACGGAGTTGTTGCAGACGCTGCTCGCGCAGGGCGTCACGCCCGTCGTTCCGCCGCTCGGCTTCGATGGCGACGGCAAGACGTATCGCGTGAACTCGGACGGCGTCGCGCTCGCGGTCGCCGAGGCGCTCAAGGCCAGCAAGCTCATCTTCATCACCACCGCCGACGGGCTCCTGTGCAACGGCGCGCTCATCCGGCAGACGCTCGTCGGGGACTTGGAGGCGATGCTTGCGCAGCGGAAGTGCGACTTCACGTCCGAGGCGACATCGAAGGCCAGCCACGCCGCGGCCGCGTGCCGCGCCGGCGTGCCGCGCGTGCACATCATCAACGGCTGCGTGGACGAAGGCCTGCTTGCGGAGGTCTTCTCCAACGAGGGCATCGGCACGCTCGTCTACGCCAACGAGTATCAGCAAATCCGACGCGCCCAGAAGAAGGACATCCGCAACCTGCTCCGCCTGACGAAAGGCGCGATGCAGACCGAGGAACTCGCCAAGCGCACGCGCACCGCGCTCGAGAAACACATCGGCGACTACTACCTCTTCGAGATCGACCGCAACCCCGTCGCCTGCATCGCGCTGCACGCGCATCCCGAGGCGAACAAGGGCGAGCTCGCGTTCCTCTACGTGAGCCCTTCGCACGAGAACCAGGGCATCGGGCGCAAGCTCATCCAGTTCGTCGAGAACAAGGCGCGCGAGTCGGGCTTGGCCGAGTTGCTCCTGCTCTCGACGCAGGCCTTC from Verrucomicrobiota bacterium includes the following:
- the argA gene encoding amino-acid N-acetyltransferase, with the translated sequence MKPTDLRGILQYIPRFRERTFIIAVDGAVVTDDNFPNILLDVAVLRSLNIRVVLVHGAAEQIRVLAEQQDLSASNLDGTGITDAETLKLALTAANRLTHEILEGLSANDLRAACTNAIIAHPMGILHGVDHLFTGKVERVDTELLQTLLAQGVTPVVPPLGFDGDGKTYRVNSDGVALAVAEALKASKLIFITTADGLLCNGALIRQTLVGDLEAMLAQRKCDFTSEATSKASHAAAACRAGVPRVHIINGCVDEGLLAEVFSNEGIGTLVYANEYQQIRRAQKKDIRNLLRLTKGAMQTEELAKRTRTALEKHIGDYYLFEIDRNPVACIALHAHPEANKGELAFLYVSPSHENQGIGRKLIQFVENKARESGLAELLLLSTQAFAYFQSKAGFVEGTPDDLPASRREKYEQSGRKSKVLVKKLK